Genomic window (Bosea vaviloviae):
CAGAGCCTGTTCCTGTTCATCGCCCGGGCCGGCATCGAGCGCACGCCCTGCCCCACCGATGCCGAGCTTGCCGCCGTCTATGGCAGCCATTCGCCGAGCCGGGCGCGCCGCCTGATCGGCTATATCGAGGAGCGTGGGCTCCTCGTCTGCCATGTCGATTTTCGCGGCCAGCGTACGCTGGCCCTGCCGACGCTCGGGCTGGAAACCGCGCCTGGCCTCGCCCAACCGAGGGCAGCCGGGCTGCCGCGCACAGTGCGGAGCTAGCAGGCTGTTTAAAAGTAGCAACAACCAACTTAGCATGGGTCAGCCCGCGGAAATTTCTTTCAAGCGCAGGTAATCCAAAGTCGATTGGGCTTCCACTTTCGCCGCTACGGCTTACAATCTGGTCCACCCGCCAAGAGTTTGGCTGAATTTGCACCGGAATTTATTTAATGGAACAGAAAATCAAAGCTCTTGCGGCCGAAGATGCGTCAGGCGTTGAAAAGCAGAGGAACTGGGTGCGCGATCACTACGACTCAGAATCTCTCCATCTCTATGAGACATTAGAGGGAAAACTTGGTCTTATCGATACAATCCTGAAGGAGAAATGGATCGAGCCGAACGAGACTTGGAAACTACAAAGCCTAGGCATCACCTTTGGAGATGCTTTGGCTCAGAAAATGGGCCTCGATTGGGTAGCAGTCGAAGATGAGTATGGTTGCGACCCCGCGCTGCATGATAGAGGCACAACTATTGTGATGTTCCCGCTGACCACAATCTCGAAAAGAGTTGAACGCGGCGAGGT
Coding sequences:
- a CDS encoding DUF3806 domain-containing protein, which encodes MEQKIKALAAEDASGVEKQRNWVRDHYDSESLHLYETLEGKLGLIDTILKEKWIEPNETWKLQSLGITFGDALAQKMGLDWVAVEDEYGCDPALHDRGTTIVMFPLTTISKRVERGEVVDVHELFENACQTIGRLRAELPKPNLTH